One Chitinophagaceae bacterium DNA segment encodes these proteins:
- a CDS encoding N-acetyltransferase — translation MILRKVSFEDWEILLDWRNDIDTRKNSHHMELVKEENHKEWLHSKLANENCKLFIAIENEIPVGTVRAEFDKQNSEYELFWTVSPDFRGKGIGKIMVKLLADKLQAKVRAEIKIGNIASIKIAEYTGMKLLKEENGILHYSKLIFEKQNSHCLKNKNLFRKCISLRILLIWIQKK, via the coding sequence ATGATATTACGCAAAGTATCATTTGAGGATTGGGAAATTCTTCTTGATTGGAGGAATGACATAGATACCAGAAAAAATTCTCATCATATGGAATTAGTTAAAGAGGAGAATCATAAAGAATGGCTCCATTCTAAATTAGCAAATGAAAACTGTAAATTATTTATTGCAATTGAAAATGAAATTCCGGTTGGTACTGTTAGAGCGGAATTTGACAAGCAAAATTCTGAATATGAATTATTCTGGACAGTATCACCAGATTTTCGTGGTAAGGGAATTGGGAAAATAATGGTCAAATTACTTGCTGATAAATTACAAGCAAAAGTCAGAGCAGAGATTAAAATCGGAAATATTGCTTCAATAAAAATTGCTGAATATACAGGAATGAAATTATTGAAAGAGGAAAATGGTATCTTGCATTATTCAAAACTCATTTTTGAGAAGCAAAACTCTCACTGTTTAAAGAATAAAAATCTATTTAGAAAATGTATAAGTTTAAGAATTTTGTTGATATGGATTCAGAAGAAGTAA
- a CDS encoding GNAT family N-acetyltransferase: protein MDSEEVSLVWRWRNNPDIRKWSYTTKENSLDDHINFIESLRSGNYKKYFLVQRSGTPVAVFSLVNIKKKTAELGLYIGPSFHLKFFSTEIFYNILLFVFEEIKIRELYGYVK from the coding sequence ATGGATTCAGAAGAAGTAAGCTTAGTATGGAGGTGGCGAAATAATCCGGATATAAGGAAATGGAGTTATACTACGAAAGAAAACAGTCTGGATGATCATATAAATTTTATTGAATCACTAAGATCCGGTAATTATAAAAAATATTTTCTGGTGCAAAGAAGTGGCACTCCGGTAGCGGTGTTTTCACTTGTAAACATTAAGAAAAAAACTGCAGAGTTAGGATTATACATTGGACCTTCATTTCATTTGAAATTTTTTAGCACTGAAATTTTTTACAATATCTTGCTGTTTGTATTTGAAGAAATAAAGATCAGGGAATTATATGGATATGTAAAGAT